Genomic segment of Leptolyngbyaceae cyanobacterium:
GGCTTTGTAGAAAATATTACCTCTCGCAAACAAGCGGAAGCCGAGCGACTAAAATTTACTAATGAACTATTTCTCGTCAATCAAGCTTTTTCCCGCTTCGTTCCGCGTCAATTCATCCAACTTCTAGATAAAGAAAGTATTGTTGAAGTGAAATTAGGAGATCAGGTGCAACAAGAAATGTCGGTAGTTTTTTCCGATATTCGCGACTTCACTGCCCTGTCTGAAACGATGACGCCCCAAGAGAATTTTAAATTTATTAATGCCTATCTTTCTCGCATGGAACCTGCAATTTTGGAAAATAATGGTTTTATTGATAAATATATGGGCGATGCAATTATGGCACTGTTTAGCGGTCATGCTGACGATGCTGTAAAAGCAGGAATTGCCATGCTAAAAAGTCTCGATCGATACAACCAGCATCGGATGAAATCTGGCTATCAACCCATCAATATTGGTATTGGTATTAATACTGGTTCTTTGATGTTGGGGACAGTGGGAGGACATAATCGCATGGATAGCACTGTCATTAGCGATGCTGTTAATTTAGCTTCCCGTTTAGAGGGACTAACAAAATACTATGGAGTATCGATGTTAATTACTCACCATACTTTAGGTGGTTTGCAAAACCCAATGGAATACAATATACGTTTTATCGATCGCGTGAAAGTTAAAGGCAAGTCAAAAGCGGTGGCAATTTTTGAAGTTTTTGATGGAGATGCACCGCAAATCAAAGAAATTAAATTAGCTACTATCGGACATTTTGAAGAAGCTTTATGGCTATACAATAAGGAATTATTCAGCGAATCATCCCAAAAATTTGCCGAAGTTTTGAGTATTAATCCAGCCGATACTGTGGCAAAAATTTATCTCGAATTGTGCCAACAGCCCGAACGAAAAGTTCAAAATGGCTTTCAAAGCGTTTTCTACCCTAGTTCTCAGCCAGAAGCATTTTAAAATATCCCCCTGCCCAGTCGAAAATCTAAAATCAAAAATCTAAAATTTAATATCCCCCCCCTGGGGAGTGCTAACCTATAAAATAGGAGTGGCGCTGTGATTGGACTCAAGCCTTAGGTAATGGTATGCCCTACCACACCACTCTGTTTTAGACATCACTCCCTGGAGGAATGTAACGTGGTTGCCACCCCTGAAAAAATCCAAGAACAAGTTCAACAGTCCAAC
This window contains:
- a CDS encoding adenylate/guanylate cyclase domain-containing protein; the encoded protein is MTKQVIICVDDEPTVLRSLKTELQYAIGNDYVIEIAEEGEEALELIAELIEEEYEIVLVISDYIMPGMKGDDLLKRVHLISPKTLKIMLTGQADLEAVGNAIKYAKLYRYIAKPWQSEDLNLTVKEAINSYLQDKELSIKNDKLLALNQQLEKLNQEQAALIVKLHENENRLKKAEQKYRAIFENAVEGIFQTSPTGLYLSVNTALAQIFGYKSPQELMESLNNLQHQFYIDPDRRCQFLELIQQQGEVSAFESEVYRRDGSVIWISENARAIRDSDGRILYYQGFVENITSRKQAEAERLKFTNELFLVNQAFSRFVPRQFIQLLDKESIVEVKLGDQVQQEMSVVFSDIRDFTALSETMTPQENFKFINAYLSRMEPAILENNGFIDKYMGDAIMALFSGHADDAVKAGIAMLKSLDRYNQHRMKSGYQPINIGIGINTGSLMLGTVGGHNRMDSTVISDAVNLASRLEGLTKYYGVSMLITHHTLGGLQNPMEYNIRFIDRVKVKGKSKAVAIFEVFDGDAPQIKEIKLATIGHFEEALWLYNKELFSESSQKFAEVLSINPADTVAKIYLELCQQPERKVQNGFQSVFYPSSQPEAF